From one Candidatus Eisenbacteria bacterium genomic stretch:
- a CDS encoding ASCH domain-containing protein, producing the protein MNRLKRMQFWGRHPDDDYLVLEVLRGEKTATVCKADKYFLPEGEFDDGGWEIDDLVEVYDLRGRLRCIVRVTDLYKVRFGEIPDRLWLAEACRNAEHFKQAHRECWPQYNLTDDFEMMATHFELVEIK; encoded by the coding sequence ATGAACCGGCTCAAAAGGATGCAATTCTGGGGAAGACATCCCGATGATGATTATCTTGTCCTGGAAGTACTGCGAGGCGAAAAGACAGCAACCGTCTGCAAAGCCGACAAGTACTTCCTGCCTGAGGGCGAGTTTGACGACGGCGGCTGGGAGATTGATGACCTGGTTGAGGTCTATGACCTGAGAGGGAGATTGCGGTGCATTGTCAGGGTCACTGATTTGTACAAGGTGCGATTCGGTGAAATTCCGGATAGATTGTGGCTGGCCGAAGCATGCCGTAACGCCGAGCATTTCAAACAGGCGCACAGGGAATGTTGGCCTCAGTACAACCTTACCGATGATTTCGAAATGATGGCCACGCACTTTGAGCTAGTGGAGATCAAATGA
- a CDS encoding DUF4143 domain-containing protein, whose translation MKKRMVKSPKIYVRDSGLLHTFLGIENQNDLLGHPVYGASWEGFVVENVLSLFPDWNAFFYRTASGSEIDLILEKGKRRVAVECKVSTSPNLGRGSWNAVEDLKLQDVWVIAPVRESYPAGKGATVAPLNVFIDHLGAMENRRMARHPRPA comes from the coding sequence TATATGTCAGAGATTCCGGCCTGCTTCATACATTCCTCGGCATTGAAAACCAGAACGATCTGCTGGGCCATCCTGTCTATGGCGCCTCATGGGAAGGTTTCGTTGTGGAAAACGTTCTTTCACTTTTCCCCGACTGGAATGCTTTTTTCTATCGCACTGCGTCAGGCTCAGAGATTGATCTGATCCTTGAAAAAGGGAAAAGGCGCGTAGCCGTGGAATGCAAGGTATCGACCTCGCCGAATCTTGGTCGAGGCTCTTGGAACGCTGTGGAGGACCTGAAGCTCCAGGACGTTTGGGTTATCGCTCCGGTAAGAGAATCCTATCCCGCCGGAAAAGGCGCAACTGTTGCCCCTCTAAATGTATTCATTGATCATCTTGGAGCGATGGAGAACCGGCGGATGGCAAGGCATCCAAGACCGGCATAG
- a CDS encoding GNAT family protein → MRKQESDSSGSVFLSGRKVYLRPMEKDDLPLLRKWTNDAEIRELIAEVSPTSSSGMEEYLEKIRRDSNRVWFVIVLRENDRIIGECGLLRMFHPWRTTDLSIFIGDKKAWGKGYGTEALYLLLDYAFGSLNFHRVAFGVVGSNKQAIRFYEKAGFKREGVQRDGYYFDHAYQDFVMMSMLEDEFRAKYSKTPKKRK, encoded by the coding sequence ATGAGAAAACAGGAAAGCGATAGTTCAGGATCCGTTTTTCTGAGCGGAAGAAAAGTCTATTTGCGGCCCATGGAAAAGGATGATTTGCCTTTGCTTCGGAAATGGACAAACGACGCTGAGATCAGGGAGCTGATCGCTGAAGTCTCCCCGACGAGTTCTTCCGGCATGGAAGAGTACCTTGAGAAGATTCGAAGAGATAGTAACAGGGTGTGGTTTGTGATCGTGCTTAGAGAAAACGATCGGATAATAGGCGAGTGTGGACTCTTACGCATGTTTCATCCGTGGCGCACGACCGATTTGAGTATTTTCATTGGGGACAAGAAGGCGTGGGGAAAAGGCTATGGCACTGAAGCGCTGTACTTGCTGCTCGATTATGCTTTTGGCTCGCTTAACTTCCATCGAGTGGCTTTCGGCGTCGTTGGATCAAACAAGCAGGCGATACGCTTCTACGAGAAGGCCGGCTTCAAGCGAGAAGGCGTTCAGAGAGACGGATATTATTTCGATCATGCGTATCAGGATTTCGTGATGATGAGCATGCTGGAAGACGAGTTTCGTGCGAAATACAGCAAAACACCCAAGAAGCGAAAGTGA
- a CDS encoding ATP-binding protein, giving the protein MYINRDIELVVKRAARQFPALIVTGPRQSGKTTLLKHLFSRTHKYVSMDNPDIRLLATDEPSLFFENYPPPLIIDEVQYSPEIFSHIKILVDSKRAKRGQFLLTGSQSFPLMARVSESLAGRIAVFTLLSLSLKEQFKHPRRLGISNLKKRALTGGFPEVLTRRNIDAQLWFSSYLQTYLERDIRQLRLIGDLTDFQRFLQLLAAFNGQVMNLSSLSRDLGVAVNTIRSWISILEASGQVISIKPFYLNKGKRIIKSPKIYFLDTGLLCHLLGIVSTEQVFRGVGAGQLFEAMVLGEIVRDFHNRGVVPRIFWWRTSYGEEVDFVLEHKGRIIPIEVKLSSKVSLNIAKSLLSFCKLFQEKIDNAFIVNLSNEKLLLDRRIVSIPFAEFIEHDIL; this is encoded by the coding sequence ATGTATATCAACCGAGACATTGAACTCGTAGTAAAACGCGCCGCAAGACAATTTCCGGCTTTGATTGTCACCGGACCAAGGCAATCAGGCAAAACCACTTTGCTGAAACATCTTTTCTCCAGAACCCACAAGTATGTGTCAATGGACAACCCGGACATAAGACTTTTGGCAACGGACGAGCCATCATTATTTTTCGAAAACTACCCTCCGCCTCTGATAATTGACGAAGTCCAATATAGTCCTGAGATTTTCTCCCATATCAAAATCTTAGTTGATAGTAAGAGGGCTAAGAGGGGGCAATTTCTCCTGACAGGTTCGCAAAGTTTTCCGTTAATGGCGAGAGTCAGTGAGTCTCTAGCGGGTAGAATCGCTGTCTTTACACTGTTGAGTCTCTCGCTTAAAGAGCAATTCAAACACCCAAGGAGACTCGGTATATCCAATCTCAAGAAACGAGCTTTGACAGGCGGATTCCCGGAAGTCCTTACAAGGCGGAACATAGATGCTCAGTTATGGTTCTCAAGCTACCTCCAGACATATCTAGAAAGAGATATTAGGCAATTACGGTTAATTGGGGACCTCACAGATTTTCAGAGATTTCTGCAGCTTCTTGCTGCTTTCAATGGCCAGGTCATGAATCTCTCAAGCTTATCCCGAGACCTTGGAGTTGCGGTTAATACCATAAGATCCTGGATTTCAATCCTCGAGGCAAGCGGACAGGTCATTTCTATCAAACCGTTTTATCTAAACAAGGGCAAAAGGATTATCAAAAGCCCGAAGATATACTTCTTGGACACAGGACTTCTATGCCATCTCTTAGGAATTGTATCTACTGAGCAAGTTTTCAGGGGTGTCGGCGCTGGGCAACTGTTTGAAGCTATGGTTTTGGGAGAAATCGTCAGAGACTTTCATAACCGTGGTGTAGTACCGAGAATCTTCTGGTGGAGGACTTCCTACGGAGAAGAGGTGGATTTCGTCTTGGAGCACAAAGGAAGAATCATCCCCATTGAGGTCAAACTGAGTTCTAAAGTCAGCCTGAATATAGCCAAGAGCCTTCTTTCATTCTGCAAACTGTTTCAAGAGAAAATTGATAATGCTTTTATAGTTAATCTGTCCAATGAAAAATTGCTCCTTGATAGAAGAATAGTTTCGATTCCTTTCGCTGAGTTCATAGAACATGACATTCTGTAG